The Salvelinus sp. IW2-2015 linkage group LG15, ASM291031v2, whole genome shotgun sequence genome includes a region encoding these proteins:
- the LOC111974042 gene encoding rapamycin-insensitive companion of mTOR isoform X1 — protein MAVSIRGRPIRSLRMRGRNDSGEENVPLDLTREPSDNLREILQNVAKPHGVTNMRKLGHLNNFIKLLISIGHCEEKFGFTYEEIIICLRLALLNEAKEVRAAGLRVLRYLIRDSNVLQKVLRLQVDYLIARCIDIQQSNEGERTQALRLVRKMITVNALLFPSSVTNSLIAVGTDGLQERDRMVRAAIAIVCELALKNPEVVANRGGLSTILKSVIDCQLSRINEALITTILHLLNHPHTRQYVRNDVELEQILAPFTDFHYRHNADTSEIQLKEDRDARFLSSRMAIVAAFRSWSGIINLCRAGNSGIQSLIGLLSIPNVEVRKGLMEVLYEIFRLPLPIVTQDFTEALLSVDPSRCQDSWRLSDGFVAAEAKVLLPHRARSRPDLMDNYLALVLAAFISSCLLEGLVEVVTSSEDQISVRATILLGELLHMANTILPHSHSHHLHCLPTLINMAASFDIPKEKRLRASAAVNHLKRFHDKKKQGPKPHSLYLDHIVRKSVSAHHRRETHTRVHRDIYAIKDTEEALMLNLRDSQILNHKQNLDWNWLLIATILKWPNVNLRNNKDEQMHKFVRRLLYFYKPSSKLYAGLELDHPKARQLTVVGCQFIEFLIESDEDGQAYLEELVKDMVAWLSLSSGLKPDRCLQSNGLLTTLSQHYFLFLGTLSXHPHGVKLLEKCGLFQSLLNLCSVKNQDAVLKLAVSTLDYSTDGLARVILSKILTAATDTCRLYATKHLRVLLRAGVEFFSNWGMELLVTQLHDHSKAVSMEALDILDEACEDKANLHALIQLKPALTHLGDKGLLLLLRFLSIPKGFSYLNERGYVSKQLDRWQKEYNLKYVDLIEEQLNEALTTYRKPVDGDNYVRRSNQRLQRPNVYLPVHLYGQLVHDKTGCHLLETQSVVPDLSYTVRSPMLDTWEGIKQLKAALWALGNIGSSNWGLNLLQEENVIPDILALAQHCEVLSVRGTCVYVVGVISKTRQGCEVLKQYGWDTVRHSRQTLWPVTPDEVDKPMTSELSSVPSTLSLNSESTSSRHNSESESQPNMYILDDDKSEMLDQSDDASLYLRSKPMKDRSPFTILASTRFVRNRFLNSLTLPSKKLRSTSDPKAVGCTPTEPKLGGLRRNRTVTEPSIYSSSQGDVFTSVFNVRGMPKSPTVSLETSFVGIRDSVGGSEEQLGEGRLSRAGGGGSGLGGPGEPPSREQSSREHLAGGDGGGTQFKSRSQSFNTDTTTSGISSMSSSPSRETVGNPEHPEPDSSDCVSLNTVVSAKTVKTLYTLAPTQAHTNHLPLSKSSSVSLVPPGSSHTLPRRAQSLKSPSVAAIKSLADCSFMYTSPRDALGYATLKRLQQQRIHPSLSHSESLASPAKDVLFTDTITMKTGSLDSRLTPRSSAWAPEGFFPTAQSWSVDREKQTEVEYLRLSAKRVSCPAPRPSDAHRRPSRAYVPRLSAKRVSCPAVQPLRRMSVSMPWFLKALSFASLDKEDLLSPINQITLQRCSSVRSMVSSAAYGCNDDYVGLALPMDINDMFYIRDTPYFQQRTSPPAGEKCPFYFGDSDGDGDRPYPPIPLLKQQFSISELMASRENNQNHILGPEETGLQEHTDDNCLYCVGATVLGYPTQPQINNAHTRTDYIDFPWSSQTSHRLEVMPQSKFSGVSGCSDAAVSQGSVCSTPTPADIVLGGKAISEDGPACRVLLRKEVLRLVINLSSSVGTKGHETGLLTIKEKFPYAFDDICLYSEVSHLLAHCMFRLPSRRFIQELFQDVHFIPMYEEAEAILSKPPKPVGVDVDPPTKF, from the exons ATGGCGGTCAGCATCCGCGGCCGTCCGATCCGAAGTCTTCGGATGCGAG GTCGGAATGACAGTGGGGAAGAGAACGTACCGCTCGATCTGACCAGAG AACCCTCTGACAACTTGCGTGAAATTCTTCAAAATGTTGCCAAGCCACACGGCGTCACCAACATGCGGAAACTGGGCCACCTGAACAATTTCATAAAG CTGCTAATCAGCATTGGCCACTGCGAGGAGAAGTTTGGGTTTACATATGAAGAAATCATCATCTG CYTGCGGTTAGCCCTGCTGAATGAGGCCAAGGAGGTGCGTGCTGCAGGCCTGAGGGTTCTGAGGTACCTCATCAGAGACAGCAACGTGCTGCAAAAGGTCCTCAGATTGCAGGTGGACTACTTGATTGCCAG GTGCATTGACATCCAGCAGAGCAATGAGGGGGAGAGGACTCAGGCCCTCCGACTGGTCAGAAAG ATGATCACAGTGAACGCTCTACTGTTCCCCAGTTCTGTCACCAACTCTCTGATCGCCGTGGGAACAGACGGGCTGCAGGAGAGGGACCGCATGGTGCGCGCTGCCATTGCCATCGTCTGCGAACTTG CGTTGAAGAACCCAGAGGTAGTGGCCAATAGGGGGGGTCTCAGCACCATATTAAAGAGTGTGATCGACTGTCAGCTGAGCCGCATCAATGAGGCTCTGATCACCACCATCCTCCACCTGCTCAACCATCCACACACCAGGCAATATGTACGCAATGATGTGGAGCTGGAG CAAATCCTAGCACCTTTCACAGACTTCCACTACCGTCACAATGCAGACACATCAGAGATCCAGCTCaa GGAGGACCGCGATGCTCGTTTCCTGTCCAGCAGGATGGCTATAGTAGCTGCCTTCCGCTCCTGGTCTG GGATCATTAACCTCTGTAGGGCCGGGAACTCTGGGATCCAATCCCTTATTGGTCTGCTGTCTATACCAAATGTGGAAGTGAGG AAAGGTTTGATGGAGGTATTGTATGAGATATTTAGGCTACCTCTCCCCATCGTAACCCAGGACTTTACGGAAGCACTTCTCAGCGTGG ACCCCAGTAGGTGCCAGGACAGCTGGAGACTGTCCGATGGCTTTGTGGCTGCGGAGGCTAAAGTCCTCCTGCCTCATCGAGCAAGGTCCAG GCCTGACCTGATGGATAACTACCTGGCTTTGGTACTGGCTGCCTTCATCTCCAGTTGCCTGCTAGAG GGCCTGGTAGAAGTTGTGACCAGCAGTGAGGACCAGATATCAGTGAGAGCCACCATCCTACTGGGAGAACTGCTACACATG GCCAACACCATCCTCCCTCACTCCCACAGTCACCACCTGCACTGTCTGCCCACCCTTATCAACATGGCTGCCTCTTTTGACATCCCCAAGGAGAAACGCCt ACGGGCGAGTGCGGCAGTCAACCACTTGAAGCGATTCCATGACAAGAAGAAACAAGGACCCAAACCCCATAGTCTGTATCTGGACCACATTGTCCGCAAGTCTGTGTCTGCACACCAccggagagagacacacacacgcgtacacagAGACATCTATGCTATTAAG GACACGGAGGAAGCCCTGATGTTGAACCTGAGAGACAGTCAGATCCTTAACCACAAACAGAACCTTGACTGGAACTGGCTCCTCATCGCAACTATCCTCAAG TGGCCTAACGTTAACCTCAGGAACAACAAAGATGAACAGATGCACAA GTTTGTGCGGAGACTGCTGTACTTCTATAAGCCCAGCAGTAAGCTGTATGCAGGGCTGGAGCTGGACCATCCTAAAGCCAGACAGCTCACTGTGGTGGGATGCCAGTTCATCGAGTTCCTCATAGAGTCTGATGAG GATGGCCAGGCGTACCTGGAGGAGCTGGTGAAGGACATGGTGGCCTGGCTGtccttgtcctctggtctgaagccTGACCGCTGTCTCCAGAGCAACGGGCTGCTCACCACCCTCAGCCAGCACTACTTCTTGTTCCTGGGGACCCTCTCGRCCCACCCACACGGGGTTAAACTGCTGGAGAAGTGCGGCCTCTTTCAGAG TCTGCTGAACCTGTGCTCTGTGAAGAATCAGGACGCTGtgttgaagctggctgtgtctaCTCTGGACTACAGCACAGATGGACTGGCCAGAGTCATCCTCTCCAAGATCCTCACTGCTGCCACTGAT ACGTGCAGGCTGTATGCCACCAAGCACCTGCGTGTGTTGCTGAGGGCAGGGGTGGAGTTCTTCAGTAACTGGGGCATGGAGCTGCTGGTCACCCAGCTGCACGACCACAGCAAGGCGGTCTCCATGGAAGCCCTGGACATACTGGACGAGGCCTGCGAGGACAAG GCTAACCTCCATGCTCTGATCCAACTCAAACCGGCTCTGACCCACCTGGGAGACAAGGGCCTTCTGCTGCTCCTCAG GTTTCTGTCTATTCCTAAGGGCTTCTCCTACCTCAATGAGAGGGGCTATGTCAGCAAACAGTTGGACAGATGGCAAAAG gagtacaacCTGAAGTATGTAGATCTGATTGAGGAGCAGTTGAATGAAGCGTTAACTACATACCGGAAACCTGTGGACGGAGACAACTACGTCAGACGCAGCAACCAAAG gttacagagaCCAAATGTTTATCTTCCTGTGCACTTGTATGGTCAGCTAGTCCATGATAAGACAGGCTGCCACCTACTAGAGACTCAG AGCGTGGTCCCTGACCTCAGCTACACGGTTCGCTCCCCGATGCTGGACACCTGGGAGGGCATCAAACAGCTGAAGGCAGCCCTCTGGGCTCTG GGTAACATTGGGTCATCAAACTGGGGTCTGAACCTGCTTCAGGAGGAGAACGTCATCCCTGACATCCTGGCCTTGGCACAACACTGTGAGGTCCTGTCCGTACGGgg aACGTGCGTGTATGTCGTTGGCGTGATCTCCAAGACGCGGCAGGGCTGTGAAGTGTTGAAACAGTATGGCTGGGACACAGTCAGACACAGTCGCCAGACACTGTGGCCCGTCACCCCAGACGAGGTGGACAAACCGATGACCTCTGAACTTTCCTCCGTACCGAGCACGCTCAGTCTCAACTCCGAGTCCACCAGCTCCCGGCACAATAGCGAGAGCGAGTCTCAACCCA acATGTACATCCTGGATGATGACAAGTCTGAGATGTTGGACCAATCAGACGACGCCTCCCTCTACCTGCGTTCCAAACCCATGAAGGACCGCAGCCCCTTCACCATCCTGGCCTCCACCCGCTTCGTACGCAACCGCTTCCTCAACTCCCTGACCCTCCCCAGCAAGAAGCTGCGCTCCACCAGTGACCCCAAGGCAGTGGGCTGCACCCCCACCGAGCCCAAACTGGGAGGcctgaggaggaacaggacggTAACGGAGCCCTCCATCTACTCCTCGTCGCAAGGCGATGTGTTTACGTCTGTGTTCAATGTGAGAGGCATGCCCAAGAGTCCCACAGTCAGCCTGGAAACCTCCTTTGTGGGGATCAGGGACTCTGTGGGGGGGTCTGAGGAGCAGCTGGGAGAGGGGAGGCTATCCCGGGCTGGTGGAGGGGGGTCTGGGCTGGGGGGTCCTGGAGAGCCCCCGTCCAGGGAGCAGAGTAGCCGGGAACATCTAGcgggaggagatgggggagggacTCAGTTTAAAAGCCGCAGTCAGAGCTTCAACACAGACACCACCACAAGCGGCATCAGCTCCATGAGCTCCAGCCCCTCCCGCGAGACTGTGGGAAACCCTGAGCATCCCGAGCCAGACTCGTCGGACTGTGTCAGCCTCAACACAGTGGTCTCGGCTAAGACGGTCAAAACGCTGTACACCCTCGCCCCAACCCAGGCCCACACCAACCACCTGCCTCTCTCCAAGTCTAGCTCTGTCTCCCTGGTCCCCCCTGGCTCCTCACACACCCTCCCCCGCAGAGCCCAGAGCCTCAAGTCTCCCTCGGTGGCGGCCATTAAGAGCCTTGCAGACTGCAGTTTCATGTACACCAGCCCGCGGGATGCACTAGGCTATGCTACTCTGAAGAGGCTGCAGCAGCAGAGGATCCACCCGTCTCTGTCTCATAGTGAGTCGTTAGCGTCGCCCGCTAAAgacgtgctcttcactgacactaTCACTATGAAGACCGGTAGTCTGGACTCGAGGCTAACGCCGCGCAG CTCAGCTTGGGCCCCTGAAGGGTTCTTCCCCACAGCCCAGTCTTGGTCggtagacagagagaagcagactgAGGTGGAGTACCTCAGGTTGTCTGCTAAGAGAGTGAGCTGTCCAGCCCCCCGCCCCTCTGATGCCCACCGCAGGCCATCCAGAGCCTACGTCCCTCG GTTGTCTGCTAAGAGGGTCAGCTGTCCAGCTGTCCAGCCACTCCGCAGGATGTCCGTCTCTATGCCTTG GTTTCTGAAGGCGTTGAGCTTTGCGTCTCTGGACAAGGAGGATCTGCTGAGCCCCATCAACCAGATCACTCTGCAGCGTTGCTCGTCGGTGCGCTCCATGGTGTCCAGCGCCGCCTACGGCTGTAACGACGACTACGTGGGCCTGGCGCTGCCCATGGACATCAACGACATGTTCTACATCCGAGACACGCCCTATTTCCAACAGAGGACTAGCCCGCCCGCCGGCGAGAAGTGTCCGTTCTACTTTGGAGACTCAGACg GTGACGGTGATCGTCCCTATCCTCCTATCCCACTGCTGAAGCAGCAGTTCAGTATCTCAGAGCTGATGGCCAGCAGAGAGAACAACCAGAACCATATCCTGGGTCCAGAGGAGACGGGTCTACAGGAACACACTGACGACAACTGTCTCTACTGCGTAGGAGCTACTGTACTGGGCTACCCCACACAGCCTCAGAtcaacaacgcacacacacgcactg ACTACATAGACTTTCCGTGGTCGAGTCAGACCAGCCATCGTCTGGAGGTGATGCCTCAGTCCAAGTTCTCTGGCGTCTCCGGCTGCAGCGACGCTGCTGTGTCACAGGGATCCGTCTGCAGCACACCTACTCCTGCTGACATAGTGctag GTGGCAAGGCAATATCTGAAGATGGCCCGGCCTGTCGGGTCCTGCTGAGGAAGGAGGTGCTTCGCCTCGTCATCAACCTCAGCTCTTCTGTAGGAACCAAGGGCCACGAGACAGGACTACTgac GATAAAAGAGAAGTTTCCCTATGCGTTTGATGATATCTGTTTGTACTCTGAGGTGTCTCACCTGCTGGCCCACTGTATGTTCCGCCTGCCCTCTCGACGCTTCATACAGGAACTCTTTCAGGACGTACACTTCATACCG ATGTACGAGGAAGCAGAAGCGATCCTCTCGAAGCCACCAAAGCCCGTCGGAGTGGATGTAGACCCTCCCACGAAGTTCTGA